From Ananas comosus cultivar F153 linkage group 2, ASM154086v1, whole genome shotgun sequence:
TTATCAGCGTAAAGTATTCTGGCAAGTAAAACAGGACGGTCAGAGAGGCGAACCCAAGTGTCTTTTGCAACTTAAATTTCATTGACCAAATTGAAGCATGATACAGCTATTTTAGCTGATCTTTTGGTACAGCACCAAATTGATACATGAAATCATTCAGCTTATTACTATGATTATTGTAACTCTTCTAGCACCAGTAAGTATGAAGAGAAACTCTTTTATTGAAAGCCTTCACCTCTTTTTACATTTGTATATACGAGCAGCTCCCGATTGCTGAGACTGCTCCTCCTATCAAAATTCCGTAACTATAACCTACTCACAAGCAGGATAAGAGTTCCCCCATCCAACTTCACATTGGGAGAATGGAACTCCTCGCGCGTCCATGTCTAGAGAAGAAGAACCCCCTGCTGCTGCTCGACGAGGATCTTCCAATTTCAGGGTAACTCCTTTGAGTCGACGCTGTTTTCGAAGGATTCGCCTGCTTCTCCTTATCTTTAGAGCTCTGCTCTTCTTGATCAATGGGTTCCTTCCCACTCTCATCGGCTCCCTGTTCATCCACCATCCCGGCCACATTCATGCTTATGAAGGGCGAGTCCATGGAAACCGACCGCCGAACCGGCTGCAACCCACTCTCTCCCAAATCACTATCAACCGTCGACGATTCGGAGTCCCCGGCGGGCAAAACCCCCACAGGCAATTCGTCGAACACATCGCGGGCGCCGACTCCGATCTCTAAAACCCCAGCGGGGGCGGGGTCGACGATGCGGGCCCGGCAGAGGGGGCAGCTGACGTGGGAGCGCAGCCACGTGTCGATGCACGCCACGTGGAAGGCGTGGGCGCACTTGGGGAGCAGCCGCACGAGCTCGCCGTCGCGGAACTCGCCGAGGCACACGGAGCAGTCGGCGGCGCCGAGGAGCCCCGTCTCGGACTTGTACTCCGCCACCGCGATCGACGCGATCGTGGCCTCGTCGAGCCCCACGGTCCTGATGTACCACACGTGGTGCACCTCCCCGTCCCCGTCCCCATCCCCGTCCCCATCCCACTCCCCCTCCGCCgtggcggaggcggcgccgccgctcgCTGCGGAGgaggcgcggcggcggcggcggcggaggaggaggaggaggaggacgacggagaaggagaggaggaggaggaagagggcggcggcgaggaggaCGGAGGCGGCGAGGTGGAGGTGGCGGTGGTCGATGTGGAGGGTGGTGGTGTCGGCGGTGGACTGCgatggcggcagcggcggcggcggcggcgggaggggGAACGGGGGGAAGCAGGGGAGGTAGGAGCAGAGGACGTAGCAATCGGGGCAATCGGGGGTGGGGATGATCCGACGGCTGGGGTCCATCGGATGGGATGGGGTCGGATCAGGTGGGATCGGACGGTGGGGATGGGAAGGTGGAGGCGCTTCGCATGGTGGGGGGAAACTGAGAGGAAGGAGCCGGAGGAGATGATGGCGAAGAGCTTCTTAATAAGTCTGACGGGTTCGGTAGTTGGTGAAGTCAACGGCAGTGGGCGGGAGGTGAGACTACTGTTGCCGTTACTCTCTGTAGACCTTCCAAAAGCTACCCCAAAAGTTACCCCAAACCAtctgtgcaaaaaaaaaaaaaaaaaaaaaaaaaaaNNNNNNNNNNNNNtaaaacaaaaaaaaaaaaaaaaaaaacacagatttaaaatttaaaatttaaaattttaatgctcaTTCTTTTATATCTTCTTTCCTCCGTTTGGTTACAAAATTAAGGAAGCTTTTGAAAGCCCTGTTAATAAAGATAAATTATTATCATCTttcattaatttgttttaaGTTATATTCTATATTTAAGCTATTATTTCCGTATCAATACTAACGTGCTGGTAACGGCGATTTCGCTTCGCATGAATTATGTCGCTGTGtggaataaataattttaattttttaaaaaaattagtgtttactATGTCCACAGATTGTTGATGATGATGGGGAACGAGAGACGTACGTGTTGCAATGAGTTTCACCCATTTTGCTAAACTATTAAATAACTACAATTGCTaagatgaatatatataaattaaaataatatgattaagTAGTAATGCAGAACTATTTGAATCGgcttattaaaatatttcaatttcAACATACTTTGTGAGAAAAAATTTTctgatcttttaattatttatttttaatatcttatTATTTGCTGTGACTACTGACTAAACGCTGAAGAAATCTCATGTAaagatttaattatatatttggaaaataaaaaaggaaaaacgtGCTTAGACTATATTAAAAAGCGGATTGGTTCATCGGTTGACGTGGCCAAATTATTATTCAAGATTCATACAGGGAAATAGAGAAAGTTAGGTACGAGTTTACTCGTTTAGATCGAAATGGGAACTAAAGTGGATAATccattaggttttttttttaatagtttttctAAATAATGTTCTAAGAATTTTTGTTTAGGTTAATACACAGTTAATGTAATTCGCAAGACAAGAGTACGGTTAGGAGTAAAATGCATACCAAGTTAGAACGAG
This genomic window contains:
- the LOC109706442 gene encoding E3 ubiquitin-protein ligase Os04g0590900-like, producing MDPSRRIIPTPDCPDCYVLCSYLPCFPPFPLPPPPPPLPPSQSTADTTTLHIDHRHLHLAASVLLAAALFLLLLSFSVVLLLLLLRRRRRRASSAASGGAASATAEGEWDGDGDGDGDGEVHHVWYIRTVGLDEATIASIAVAEYKSETGLLGAADCSVCLGEFRDGELVRLLPKCAHAFHVACIDTWLRSHVSCPLCRARIVDPAPAGVLEIGVGARDVFDELPVGVLPAGDSESSTVDSDLGESGLQPVRRSVSMDSPFISMNVAGMVDEQGADESGKEPIDQEEQSSKDKEKQANPSKTASTQRSYPEIGRSSSSSSRGFFFSRHGRARSSILPM